A window of Candidatus Krumholzibacteriota bacterium genomic DNA:
CGATCACCTCTCTCAAGCGGTTCAAGGAGGACGCCCGCGAGGTCCAGTCCGGGTTCGAGTGCGGCATCGGGATCGGCGACTTCGGCGATCTCGCCGAGGGAGACATCCTGGAGGTGTACGTGGAGGAGGAGCACAGCAAGACGCTGTAGAAGGCGCCGGAGGGCCGCGGGGTGATCGTCGCACGCCTGAGAGTCCAGTTGCTCCTGCCAGGCTGCACGTCGCTCAAGCAGAAACGCTTCATCCTGAACAGTCTCAAGGCGCGGTTGCGGAGCCGTTTCAACCTCGCCCTGTGCGAGACCGACTTCCAGGACAAGTGGCAACGGACGGAGCTCGGGTTCGCCACGGTTGCGACGACGAGGCGCGGCGTGGACCGGACGATCCAGGCCGTCGTCGGATTCCTCGAACGGGACGGCCGGGTCGCCCTCATCGAGACCGACAGGGAATACGTCTAGGAGACGGGAGACCGATTCCATGAGCGAGAAACACCGGGCGCGCATCGAGGAGACGATCCATCAGCTCATCGCCGAGCTGCTCGTCCGGCGGGTCAAGGATCCGCGCGTGGCGAACGTCTCGGTGACGGCTGTCACGGTCTCGCGCGACTACGCCGTCGCGAAGATCAAGTACAACATCATCGGCT
This region includes:
- a CDS encoding DUF503 domain-containing protein — translated: MIVARLRVQLLLPGCTSLKQKRFILNSLKARLRSRFNLALCETDFQDKWQRTELGFATVATTRRGVDRTIQAVVGFLERDGRVALIETDREYV